The Spirochaetota bacterium DNA window TATCTTCGCTTACAGCTTTTTGCATCTTCTCAAGGATAGTTGATGTGCTTTTTCGTAATTCCCCAAGTCCACCTGTTTTACGCAGTGCATAGATTGAGAGAATTAAAGCAATTATGGCAATTATAAAATTTAATACAGTCATAACACCCTCTCCTTTTTGTTCAAAATTTACTCTGTATAAAAGCTTGCTTATTAAATATTTTAATAGCTTATGAAAAAAGCAATCATCATATTTTATAATTTATGCATTTATCAAGTTCATGTAATTAGGAATACATCTCATTTTGTAGTATACACAACTTTTCTTCTCCTAAATATTATCACATTTCCTTGTTAATCCAAATCGTCATTTATAGTAAAATATTATTCTTCATATTCATCATCAAGTGGCTCTTCCTGTTCAACTGATTCTGTAGGATTATTTTGTTTATCTTTTGAACATTCTGTAAGAGAAAAACAAATAGATAGCGAAACAACACATAAAAGTATAATTTTTAATAAGCTATTAATCATTATCTTGCTCCATATAATTATTTATTTTCAGATTTTTATAAATAAGTTATTAGATTCCTGCTTTTAGGAAAATATAACTTTTTTGTGAACAATAATTAGTATTTGCCAGCCTCCATCTTCTTCTTATGAATTTCACTACCTGTCTTTACTATAATTAGACGTAATATTGTGCTGATTTAATAATTCAAGATTGATTGTAATCGTTAGTGTTTTAATAACTCTCTTCATACTCTCCTTGATCTTCATATTCTTGGTATTCATCATCCTGCTCATTTTCTTCTTCATTTTCAGATGTAGTATCTAAAGATTCACCCTCTTCAGAAGATTTACTATCATCTTGATCATCTGTGATAGCCCCTGACGTCACGTCTCCTGCAGGGCATAAAGGATCAGATTTTTGAATTGATTTACACTCAATTGAGTAAATAATCACCAACAAAACCACCAGAGCTAATTGTAACTTCTTCATGCTTCTACTTCCTCCTAGCGATAATATGTAGATGACTTATAAATAGTCCTTCATGAATATCTTTAAGAATCGAGCTTTTTGAGCTTTTCTATATCCTCTTTTGCCGTTTTTGAATCTGATAATTTTTTTATTATAGTATTTATTAGGTCTCTCTGAAATTTATCATCTGACTTTATTAAATGATAATTAGTAAACTGTCCTTCACGCTCCTCGTTCACGATGCCTGTAAGCCTTAATCGTGTTAGGTGCTTTGAGATGCTGGGTTGTGTGGCATCGAGAACCTGGCTTAATTCAGAAACATTCATGTAACGTATATGCAGAAGATTTATTATTCGAAGTCTCGTGTCCTCGCCGAGTGATTTCAATATTTTCCTTGCTTTTTTTATGTCCTCCATATTACCATATGCTCATATGGTAATATGGGTCCAATGTTGAATTTTGTCAAGTCAATATTGTTTTTCTAAATTATTTTTTAAACATAAAAAACAGTTGATAATTATAATTGTAAAAATATTTATTCTACTTCTAAAAATCGATCTTAAATGTTGGAATAAATGAAGATGAAATGTGATTTAGCATATTTATATGCTTTGTTTAGAGCAAAGCCACAAATATTTAGAATTTCCTCCTTTAATATTTTGCAAAATTTATTAAGAGAGGATAATTATATAATATTTTTTAAAATTAATAAAATAGTTAGTGGTGCGAGCTCATTTTTCAGTGTAAGAGAATTAAATGTAGCAGGTTATAGTTATATCAGTGAGGCAACAAGGTGAATATTACATCAATTATTAGTTTTGATATTTTTTCTTATGTTATCCTTCCTCTTCTTATTTTCATTGCACGCGTCTGTGACGTTTCGATTGGCACAATACGCATTATATTTGTATCTAAGGGGAATAAGGTGCTCTCTCCATTGCTAGGCTTCTTTGAAATACTAATTTGGCTTTGTGCAATTGGTCAGATTATGCAGAATTTAAATAACTTCGGCTGCTTTATCGCATATGCAGGCGGGTTTGCTGCTGGAAATTTTGTGGGAATATTCATTGAAGAGAGATTAGCCGTGGGTATATTGCTAATACGAATTATTACTAAAAGGGATGCTTCTCAACTTATAGAATATCTTAAGGCTGATGGTTACGGGGTTACAGTGATAGATGCTGAAGGAGCATGTGGCAAAGTAAACGTCATTTATACAATAATTGATCGTCATAACCTTGAAGATGTTGTTGGTATCATTAAAAGTTTTAATCCAAAAGCATTTTATTCTGTAGAGGATGTCAAATTTATAAGTGAAAGAATATCTCCATTAAAAAATTCAAGAACCCCAAAAAATAATAAATTGTTACAATTGCTTAGGCTTCGGAAAAAAGAAAAATAACCATAAATGAATGATGAATATGCTAAAGTGTGAGCGTTATGTATTGTGGATTAACATAAAAAATGGCATTAAATAAAAAACGAATTGACTTATAAAATAGTT harbors:
- a CDS encoding metalloregulator ArsR/SmtB family transcription factor, with the translated sequence MEDIKKARKILKSLGEDTRLRIINLLHIRYMNVSELSQVLDATQPSISKHLTRLRLTGIVNEEREGQFTNYHLIKSDDKFQRDLINTIIKKLSDSKTAKEDIEKLKKLDS
- a CDS encoding DUF2179 domain-containing protein translates to MNITSIISFDIFSYVILPLLIFIARVCDVSIGTIRIIFVSKGNKVLSPLLGFFEILIWLCAIGQIMQNLNNFGCFIAYAGGFAAGNFVGIFIEERLAVGILLIRIITKRDASQLIEYLKADGYGVTVIDAEGACGKVNVIYTIIDRHNLEDVVGIIKSFNPKAFYSVEDVKFISERISPLKNSRTPKNNKLLQLLRLRKKEK